A region of Planktomarina temperata RCA23 DNA encodes the following proteins:
- a CDS encoding Gfo/Idh/MocA family oxidoreductase has product MPKSKIAMIGAGWWGVEAYVPALLENLDVDFVAVNRRNQGALDKILAKYDIARGYTDHREMLQNEDLDAVVITSPHTLHFEHARDALEAGCHVLIDKPMATSAEDARALVKLAEEKGREILIPYGWNYKDFATTASELIADGRIGEIRHVSCQMATFTFDLFGGDGLSEAADHMFQPNKSTWADPDKAGGYGWGQLSHALGLLFRLVDLEPSEVYALETKSAANVDLLDAAILTFANGAKASLSGSALVPKHCSYQLDIRVFGSEGMLLIDMERSRMELRRFDEDDVVLDLAPNAGEYMAIEPIHRLAEVCQGTAKTIEANGVVGMRAIEVLDAMYRSFRSGKSEAI; this is encoded by the coding sequence GTGCCTAAATCAAAAATAGCAATGATTGGCGCTGGTTGGTGGGGCGTTGAAGCCTACGTTCCAGCGCTTTTGGAAAACCTAGATGTTGATTTTGTAGCTGTGAACCGGCGCAATCAGGGTGCGTTGGATAAAATCCTCGCCAAATACGATATTGCGCGCGGATATACTGATCATCGCGAAATGTTGCAAAACGAAGATCTGGACGCAGTGGTTATCACATCACCGCACACCCTTCATTTTGAACATGCGCGTGATGCGCTTGAAGCCGGGTGTCACGTACTGATCGACAAGCCGATGGCAACAAGTGCCGAAGACGCCCGCGCATTGGTCAAACTGGCGGAAGAAAAAGGTCGTGAAATCCTTATTCCTTACGGATGGAACTACAAAGATTTCGCGACAACCGCATCTGAATTGATTGCTGATGGACGCATTGGAGAGATACGCCATGTGAGCTGTCAGATGGCGACTTTCACCTTTGATCTGTTTGGCGGTGATGGCCTTAGCGAGGCTGCAGATCATATGTTCCAGCCCAACAAGTCAACTTGGGCTGATCCCGATAAAGCGGGGGGGTACGGTTGGGGACAGCTGAGCCACGCTCTGGGTCTGTTGTTCCGGCTTGTTGATTTGGAGCCTTCTGAGGTTTACGCGCTCGAAACCAAGTCGGCGGCTAATGTTGATTTGTTGGATGCAGCCATCTTGACCTTTGCCAATGGTGCTAAGGCGAGTTTGTCGGGGAGTGCATTGGTACCCAAACATTGCTCCTACCAGCTTGATATTCGCGTCTTTGGATCGGAAGGCATGCTTCTTATCGATATGGAACGGTCGCGCATGGAATTGCGCCGATTTGACGAGGACGACGTCGTCCTCGATCTGGCACCGAACGCTGGCGAATATATGGCCATCGAACCGATCCATCGGCTTGCTGAAGTGTGTCAGGGCACCGCAAAAACCATTGAAGCCAACGGGGTAGTTGGTATGCGCGCGATCGAAGTTCTGGATGCCATGTACCGTTCTTTCAGATCTGGAAAATCGGAGGCAATTTAG
- a CDS encoding acetoacetate decarboxylase, with product MTWKNKRSDIVKGGFSTPLDAPMIPSFPFTFRDIKIFTLVYRTDVEAMRALLPEPLVPTGDEVMIHFYQMNDTSWVGPYNEVNVMFGAELPGKAVGSYSPYLFLSSDVGVTHGREIHGQPKKLGNPKIDFRGDLIVGNLERNGIDVVTGTMPYKQQEADISELSDVFPFATNINLKAVDHIDGSPAIRQLTSRSLSDVKVTECWRSPCTTELRANAQAPVHRLPVREMLDGFFWAAEFTLVPGEVLLDYLKEEE from the coding sequence ATGACGTGGAAAAACAAAAGATCTGACATTGTAAAGGGTGGGTTCTCGACCCCTCTTGATGCACCGATGATACCCAGTTTTCCGTTCACGTTTCGCGATATCAAGATTTTCACATTGGTCTATCGCACTGATGTTGAGGCGATGCGCGCTTTGCTGCCCGAACCGCTTGTCCCCACGGGTGACGAAGTGATGATCCATTTTTATCAGATGAACGACACGTCGTGGGTTGGGCCTTACAACGAAGTGAACGTGATGTTTGGTGCCGAGTTGCCGGGTAAAGCAGTTGGTTCTTACTCACCATATCTGTTTCTTTCGTCAGATGTTGGTGTCACCCATGGGCGGGAAATTCACGGCCAACCAAAGAAACTTGGCAACCCAAAGATCGACTTCAGGGGCGACCTGATTGTTGGAAATCTTGAACGAAACGGAATTGACGTCGTTACTGGCACGATGCCTTACAAGCAACAAGAAGCTGATATATCTGAACTTTCTGATGTTTTTCCGTTTGCAACCAACATAAATCTAAAAGCTGTTGATCATATTGATGGGTCGCCAGCAATCCGTCAGCTCACCTCGAGAAGCCTGTCTGATGTAAAGGTCACCGAATGCTGGCGTAGCCCCTGCACCACGGAACTTCGCGCAAATGCGCAAGCGCCTGTTCACCGCCTTCCAGTTCGCGAAATGCTGGACGGCTTTTTCTGGGCTGCCGAATTTACCCTCGTTCCCGGTGAAGTTTTACTCGATTACCTGAAGGAGGAAGAATGA